A single region of the Macrobrachium rosenbergii isolate ZJJX-2024 chromosome 5, ASM4041242v1, whole genome shotgun sequence genome encodes:
- the LOC136838838 gene encoding uncharacterized protein, whose protein sequence is MPRRKHQRQREIQSETMRRLNRERRARRIEPISGDEEDMCVDGREEEEVAVVVGEEIVGVRSLSPTLVPLESDLDATEGDTDSDSISDSDSYILEPLLWGACRLPESADISTPSTSAIIEDEDDIHLYLSEDEEEEENVEHYSESINDASVPMITSFPPAQMRKQLLEEVSGTSAKPEEEVVPSGSILTLPEKIMHEMVDAIGMCKKCEGKCKLEITKGVFDDNYLIICKDCKHVMYKREPEQPNVKSKKKITQVTASVVYNSLLTGKGLSGVNSVCGVFGRKSMSSKTYYRYKDYVESLSEKKYKEVQGGVVKSIFEYYKKTNIHPDADGILNIDVIYDGTWMTRGHSSLIGVGVVAEANTGFILDAEVLCKYCQRCTYLNSQLCKSKVSKEIFQGKMKKHKESGLCTINFAETPGQMEAEAAVILWNRSLEKKLRYTVYVGDGDSSAFRKLIEGGGPYGSEYPVDKQECINHFAKRLGTRLRNLRERFTEQRKTKAGKIRYYKLLGGRGKLSDSTIGHMVRYMGSAVRRAKFYKENPTEMLRRDIMATLSHITSTDDKPDHDQCPKGEKSWCFFQKDLARGVKPRPHNRMKVKLNVTPEIKAHIVSIYDSLTSDDMLSRVIQGRTQNLNESFIGKIWNKCPKVKFQGLHTVKNGYYLAAAEHNSGYKSSCLVPAILGSPPGHAVKKMEKQRLRSSGRESSKKRKKRLQIARDPGYEPGAF, encoded by the exons ATGCCTCGTAGAAAGCACCAGAGACAGCGTGAAATACAGTCAGAGACAATGAGAAGGCTAAATAGGGAAAGAAGGGCAAGAAGAATAGAGCCAATTAGTGGTGATGAAGAAGACATGTGCGTggatgggagggaggaggaagaggtggcgGTGGTTGTGGGTGAGGAGATTGTTGGAGTGcgttctctctctccaacactagTGCCATTAGAAAGTGATCTCGATGCTACTGAAGGGGATACTGATAGTGACAGTATCAGTGATAGTGACAGTTACATTTTGGAGCCATTGTTGTGGGGAGCATGTCGTCTGCCAGAATCAGCTGATATCTCCACTCCCTCTACAAGTGCTATCAtagaagatgaagatgatatacatttatatttatctgaagatgaggaggaagaggagaatgtGGAACATTATTCTGAAAGTATAAATGATGCCAGTGTTCCTATGATAACAAGTTTTCCTCCAGCTCAGATGAGAAAACAATTACTTGAGGAAGTTTCTGGTACCAGTGCAAAACCAGAAGAGGAAGTTGTTCCTTCTGGATCTATACTTACATTACCAGAAAAAATTATGCATGAGATGGTTGATGCTATAGGTATGTGTAAGAAATGTGAAGGAAAATGTAAACTAGAAATTACCAAAGGTGTTTTTGATGATAATTATCTTATTATTTGTAAAGATTGTAAACATGTAATGTATAAAAGAGAACCAGAACAACCAAATgtcaagtctaaaaaaaaaataacacaagtgACAGCATCTGTTGTATATAATTCACTATTGACAGGTAAAGGGTTGTCAGGTGTAAATAGTGTTTGTGGAGTTTTTGGGAGAAAGAGCATGTCATCTAAGACTTATTATAGGTATAAAGACTATGTTGAAAGCctttcagaaaagaaatataaagaagttCAAGGTGGTGTTGTAAAAtcaatatttgaatattataaaaaaacaaacattcatcCTGATGCTGATGgtattttgaatattgatgtGATTTATGATGGCACCTGGATGACCAGGGGCCATTCCTCTCTTATAGGTGTAGGTGTTGTGGCAGAGGCAAATACTGGTTTTATTTTAGATGCCGAAGTGCTTTGTAAATATTGTCAAAGGTGTACTTATCTCAACAGCCAGCTTTGTAAAAGCAAAGtgtcaaaagaaatttttcaaggaaaaatgaagaaacataagGAAAGTGGACTCTGTACAATAAATTTTGCAGAAACTCCTGGACAGATGGAGGCTGAGGCAGCTGTCATTTTGTGGAATCGGTCTCTTGAAAAGAAGTTGAGGTACACAGTTTATGTTGGAGATGGAGATTCTAGTGCCTTTAGAAAACTAATAGAAGGGGGTGGGCCATATGGGTCAGAGTACCCAGTTGACAAACAAGAATGCATAAATCACTTTGCCAAACGTTTGGGTACAAGACTGAGAAACTTGCGAGAGAGATTCACAgaacagaggaaaacaaaagctgGAAAAATTAGGTATTATAAATTACTTGGAGGAAGGGGAAAACTTAGTGATTCAACAATCGGCCACATGGTAAGATATATGGGGTCAGCTGTGAGAAGAgctaaattttataaagaaaatcctACTGAAATGCTGAGGCGAGATATAATGGCAACACTTTCACACATAACAAGTACAGATGATAAACCGGATCATGACCAGTGCCCAAAAGGAGAGAAGTCTTGGTGTTTTTTTCAGAAGGACCTTGCAAGAGGGGTAAAACCAAGACCACACAACAGgatgaaagtgaaattgaatgTGACCCCAGAAATAAAGGCTCACATTGTTTCCATCTACGATAGTCTGACATCTGATGACATGCTGTCAAGGGTAATCCAAGGAAGAACTCAAAATCTAAACGAGTCATTCATTGGAAAAATTTGGAACAAATGCCCAAAAGTTAAGTTCCAAGGGCTGCATACAGTAAAAAATGGTTACTACTTGGCTGCTGCAGAGCACAACTCTGGATATAAAAGTAGCTGTTTAGTTCCAGCAATACTAGGATCACCACCAG gaCATGCTGTGAAGAAGATGGAAAAACAACGCCTGAGGTCAAGTGGAAGAGAATCCtctaagaaaaggaagaagaggctACAAATTGCCAGGGATCCTGGGTATGAACCGGGGGCATTCTGA